From a single Entelurus aequoreus isolate RoL-2023_Sb linkage group LG12, RoL_Eaeq_v1.1, whole genome shotgun sequence genomic region:
- the LOC133662258 gene encoding NACHT and WD repeat domain-containing protein 2 isoform X4, with protein sequence MLASSVSSPRWKSPAMWPSGVGSRQPCPRESALRRAAISGNIPALPPHHVPSGRSVRVFICANPDDTEAERNALKEHVYPKLRDFCRENYGIEFQVVDLYWGVDPEEWDSPELQRLRMKLLEECLKTSAGPCFVGLVGEKYGSIRVPGEVESAEFEMILDAAVEAGLDTHILDEWYCRDENSVPPAYYLKPKAQMLKNYQNSMESSGAAKTKNDKAWRKVSEEIKRIFRTAVLQLQEKGTMQGTEAKKFLCSALEDELDFALGKQTPAFLRKCVCYIRKISNFDRFAKLPEMSRYMDIVVSGDRIMRNQEAYERLLKVRDEFIPTVVAASNLRVYSSVTHCDMKLGYSQEVESHYVEGLCKQFYEDMVDIIQATVQQNFDTETDPLYDEILQHLSLCKAYAALYEYKTEFLDYLQEYILPSKGSRMSPLVVHGGPCTGKTLLLSEVAKQAYMWLQKEMGPETDPVVIVRFIGSSQPSTDLRTLLQSICEQIAINYRCLIHFLPNKIQEMRELLINLLGESSFHRPLVIVLDALEQLSDADEARKLWWLPIHLPRTVRIVISTLPNKHGILQKLRHSIHDEDYYVELTQRDRKVCSQTLKQQLLGVKRKVTSGQQIYVNEALAKCTLPMFVNLIYREVVHWKSHKDVDEKSLCSTVHESIEQLFYSVENKLGQRFVFRALGYITMAKAGLTEVELEDILSLDNIVLGDVIVASYLKNPLRISCDLVARLKEELEGYLVERQVRNVTLMVWANRHLHLIAQKLYLSNEEDVHQMHSLLAEYFLGAWSGGRKKIFTYDNNHFTSQNISHHKNPHHQQSHEKTSSDKYSYDRQTPEQPWVFQCNLLEPDIFFVNHRKMTELVFHLTRSGRTDDLMFGVIMNFSWLYTMIKIGQFDKALNDIDLAYSYTQEKELKFLSTTLSSIKVKVLKNPASLSAELQQRLLPVVTSLPKLRHLLLECDKDGPKYCSIVPLHSSMDVTYSPERLPLCSSYMQIVEILPTLAPNIVLVALEDGSVSTWDVESRQLLRQIDTAKSVVLGIRLTSDEKYLVVATTKNTLLIYDNHKSCLLSEVEIKGSKHGGITGGVAFINGFTLSTHHALAWLEASKDVNVIDLLYGWPLYQFHCWYEVTCVQCSPDGMYAFCGQYLNTASIFHLGNGDKLATVTSEFSGGFVKSILVLDTLNQMVMIDNEGSLSVWNTKEITNPRLMEDYDCRGDDSEVLSIELSEDQRSILLCKARSIEVLDTKVWKMVEKFKAKRSERFVAAVLSKNGQSIVASMENTSSIFVWRRDSGQCMASLIEISGAIVKLIKSVHHNLLLSVASSGVLSVWDIDIITAMSNIDKTGKKIQTLQLSGREDYVFTMDGSEAVHKWNFGTGFIETVFKHEGIVENCVLTSSGDLMVTSDDKCSQYIWQTNSGENIFRINGQRISQLLITHNDQFVVSLCEQNASRVWRLATGHKVCNILVTLQNALITTANTFLVGTSKNKLLAVSLWSGSVSKKFVCDDGITIVSFKLIPDCPDCVVFITSTETVFIWSVADEAVCRRVQLPANFLKNLEDFQISPNGKQGIVSKGDENINVLDLHSGKLRLVHAAGIIWRQKLSRDGRYLVYVCFRNCDEDDEAGVVSNLIVMRLADGKSIGTCSLYKTPTFLSLSQRALNIIIGFEDGSIGTYTVVDRVDAALKIKIATSNSRQIVNNASQKVRPKCGNHSFKSVADCIWRESTEVFSRDSPINVSDSGEELFYRDSSGKRSFRLKQYETSVYALFVWNILM encoded by the exons CGGTAGAGGCTgggctggacacacacatcttggACGAGTGGTACTGCAGGGATGAAAACTCTGTGCCACCCGCATACTACCTCAAACCTAAAGCCCAAATGCTGAAGAATTACCAGAACTCT ATGGAGTCCAGCGGGGCAGCCAAGACCAAGAATGACAAGGCCTGGAGGAAAGTGTCTGAGGAGATCAAGCGGATTTTCCGTACGGCAGTGCTGCAGCTTCAAGAGAAGGGGACAATGCAGGGCACTGAGGCTAAGAAATTCCTTTGCTCTG CGTTGGAGGATGAATTAGACTTTGCCCTTGGGAAACAAACTCCTGCCTTTCTCAGGAAATGTGTTTGCTACATACGCAAAATCTCAAACTTTGACCGTTTTGCCAAACTCCCGGAGATGTCCCGCTACATGGACATTGTGGTGAGCGGTGATCGCATCATGCGCAACCAGGAAGCCTACGAGCGCCTGTTGAAGGTGCGGGATGAGTTTATACCAACAGTGGTGGCGGCGTCCAACCTTCGTGTTTACTCCTCTGTCACACATTGCGACATGAAACTCGGCTACTCCCAGGAAGTGGAGAGCCATTATGTTGAGGGTCTGTGCAAACAGTTCTACGAGGACATGGTGGATATCATTCAGGCCACAGTCCAGCAGAACTTTGACACAGAGACTGACCCACTGTACGATGAGATCCTGCAGCACTTGTCCCTTTGCAAAGCCTACGCAGCATTGTATGAATATAAAACTGAGTTCTTAGATTACCTGCAGGAGTACATTTTACCATCTAAGGGGAGTAGGATGAGTCCGCTTGTGGTGCACGGAGGACCCTGCACAGGAAAAACGTTGCTGCTTTCGGAAGTTGCCAAACAG GCCTACATGTGGCTACAGAAAGAGATGGGCCCTGAAACTGACCCAGTGGTCATTGTCCGTTTCATTGGCTCAAGTCAGCCCTCTACAGACTTGCGCACCCTCCTCCAGAGCATCTGTGAACAGATTGCAATAAATTATCGCTGCTTGATTCACTTTTTGCCTAACAAGATCCAGGAGATGAGGGAGCTCCTGATCAACCTTCTTGGGGAATCCTCCTTTCACAGGCCTTTGGTCATCGTACTGGATGCCTTGGAGCAGCTGTCAGATGCCGACGAAGCCCGGAAGCTCTGGTGGCTCCCCATACACCTCCCTCGGACAGTCCGCATTGTCATCTCAACATTGCCCAATAAACATGGCATTCTGCAGAAGCTCCGACATAGCATCCATGATGAGGACTATTATGTAGAATTAACCCAGAGAGACCGCAAGGTTTGCAGCCAGACGTTAAAGCAACAGTTACTTGGTGTGAAGAGAAAGGTCACCTCAGGCCAGCAGATCTATGTCAACGAGGCTCTAGCCAAGTGTACATTGCCAATGTTTGTCAATTTAATCTACAGAGAGGTTGTCCACTGGAAGTCCCACAAAGATGTTGATGAAAAATCTCTGTGCTCCACTGTTCATGAAAGCATAGAACAGCTGTTCTATTCAGTAGAGAATAAGTTGGGCCAAAGATTTGTCTTTAGAGCATTAGGATATATCACCATGGCTAAGGCAGGGTTAACTGAAGTTGAGTTAGAGGATATCTTATCCCTGGATAACATAGTTCTTGGTGATGTTATAGTTGCATCTTACCTCAAAAATCCCTTGAGGATCTCTTGTGATTTGGTAGCGAGGCTCAAAGAGGAGCTGGAAGGTTATCTAGTGGAACGTCAGGTACGCAATGTCACCCTGATGGTCTGGGCCAACAGACATCTTCATCTCATTGCCCAAAAACTGTACCTAAGCAACGAGGAGGATGTCCATCAAATGCACAGCCTACTAGCGGAGTACTTTCTGGGGGCATGGTCAGGGGGCAGAAAGAAGATTTTTACATATGACAACAATCATTTCACTTCCCAAAATATATCACACCACAAAAACCCCCACCATCAACAATCCCATGAGAAAACATCATCTGACAAGTACTCTTATGACAGGCAAACACCGGAGCAACCTTGGGTCTTTCAGTGCAACCTACTGGAGcctgacattttttttgtcaacCACAGGAAGATGACAGAGTTGGTGTTCCACCTCACCAGAAGTGGACGCACTGATGATCTCATGTTTGGCGTCATTATGAACTTTAGCTGGCTCTACACAATGATCAAGATTGGCCAATTTGATAAGGCCTTGAACGATATTGACTTGGCCTACAGTTACACGCAAGAAAAAGAACTGAAGTTTCTATCCACCACTCTCAGCAGCATCAAGGTAAAAGTCTTGAAAAACCCAGCATCCCTCTCAGCAGAACTGCAGCAAAGGCTTTTGCCAGTTGTCACCTCCTTGCCCAAACTTCGACACCTCCTTCTGGAGTGCGACAAGGATGGTCCGAAGTACTGCTCAATTGTGCCTCTGCACTCCTCGATGGATGTCACGTACAGTCCGGAGAGACTTCCTTTGTGCTCAAGTTACATGCAGATTGTGGAGATCCTGCCCACCCTAGCCCCAAACATTGTCCTTGTAGCGCTTGAAGATGGGTCTGTCAGCACGTGGGATGTCGAGAGCAGACAACTGCTACGACAGATCGACACAGCCAAATCTGTTGTGCTGGGAATCAGACTAACCAGTGATGAAAAATATCTTGTTGTGGCTACCACTAAAAACACACTTCTAATCTATGATAATCATAAATCCTGCCTTTTATCAGAGGTTGAAATCAAGGGGTCCAAACACGGTGGCATCACTGGTGGAGTGGCCTTCATCAATGGCTTCACTTTGTCCACTCACCATGCTTTAGCTTGGCTTGAGGCCAGTAAAGACGTCAATGTCATCGACTTACTTTACGGCTGGCCTCTCTATCAGTTCCATTGCTGGTACGAGGTGACTTGTGTCCAGTGCTCTCCAGATGGAATGTATGCTTTCTGTGGTCAGTACCTCAACACTGCATCCATCTTTCATCTTGGAAATGGGGACAAGTTGGCCACTGTTACATCTGAGTTTTCTGGAGGTTTTGTCAAGTCAATCCTTGTCCTGGACACTCTCAACCAAATGGTGATGATTGACAATGAGGGTAGTCTCTCAGTATGGAACACTAAAGAAATCACCAACCCACGATTGATGGAGGATTATGACTGCAGAGGAGATGATAGTGAAGTGCTGAGCATTGAGCTGTCTGAAGACCAGCGCTCAATTCTCTTATGCAAGGCCAGAAGTATTGAGGTCCTAGATACAAAAGTGTGGAAAATGGTGGAGAAGTTTAAAGCCAAACGTAGCGAACGCTTTGTCGCTGCAGTTCTCTCCAAAAACGGACAAAGCATTGTGGCCTCAATGGAGAACACCTCTTCCATCTTTGTGTGGAGAAGGGACAGCGGGCAATGCATGGCCAGCCTGATTGAGATATCAGGGGCCATTGTCAAACTCATCAAATCAGTTCACCACAATCTGCTCCTTTCTGTTGCAAGCAGTGGAGTGCTGTCTGTCTGGGACATTGATATCATCACAGCAATGTCTAATATTGACAAAACAGGAAAGAAGATCCAAACATTGCAGTTGTCTGGCAGAGAGGATTATGTGTTTACAATGGATGGCTCAGAAGCAGTCCACAAGTGGAATTTTGGCACTGGATTTATAGAGACTGTTTTTAAGCATGAGGGCATAGTGGAGAATTGTGTGCTAACCTCCTCAGGTGATCTAATGGTAACTTCAGATGACAAGTGCAGTCAGTACATTTGGCAAACCAACTCTGGGGAGAACATTTTTCGCATCAACGGACAGAGAATATCCCAGTTGCTAATCACCCACAACGACCAGTTTGTTGTTTCCCTTTGTGAGCAAAATGCCTCAAGGGTTTGGAGACTTGCCACAGGACACAAGGTGTGCAACATCTTGGTCACCCTCCAGAACGCATTGATCACTACAGCCAACACATTTCTTGTAGGAACCTCCAAAAACAAGCTCCTTGCTGTCAGCTTGTGGTCAGGCAGCGTATCCAAAAAATTTGTTTGTGATGATGGCATCACTATCGTCAGTTTCAAACTTATCCCTGACTGCCCCGACTGCGTCGTGTTCATCACATCCACAGAGACCGTTTTCATCTGGAGCGTGGCGGACGAGGCCGTTTGCAGGCGTGTCCAGTTGCCGGCCAACTTCCTCAAAAATCTTGAGGATTTCCAGATCTCACCCAATGGCAAACAAGGAATTGTGTCCAAAGGTGACGAGAATATTAATGTGCTGGACTTGCACAGCGGGAAACTGAGGCTTGTTCATGCTGCCGGTATAATCTGGCGTCAGAAATTATCACGAGACGGCCGCTATCTCGTATATGTCTGCTTTCGCAACTGTGATGAGGACGACGAAGCCGGCGTTGTTTCCAATTTGATTGTGATGCGCCTTGCTGACGGTAAAAGCATTGGCACATGCTCTTTATATAAGACACCCACTTTCCTTTCACTCTCTCAAAGAGCTTTGAACATCATCATTGGCTTTGAGGATGGCAGCATTGGCACATACACTGTGGTGGACCGTGTAGATGCTGCGCTCAAGATCAAAATAGCCACCTCCAACAGCCGCCAGATAGTCAACAATGCTTCACAGAAAGTGCGGCCCAAATGTGGCAATCATTCCTTTAAGAGTGTCGCTGACTGCATTTGGAGGGAATCAACAGAAGTCTTCTCCAGGGACAGCCCAATCAATGTGTCTGACTCCGGTGAAG AGTTGTTTTACCGGGACTCAAGCGGGAAAAGAAGCTTTCGTTTGAAGCAATATGAAACTAGTGTGTATGCATTGTTTGTATGGAACATTTTAATGTAA